A genomic region of Trifolium pratense cultivar HEN17-A07 linkage group LG3, ARS_RC_1.1, whole genome shotgun sequence contains the following coding sequences:
- the LOC123916363 gene encoding DNA cross-link repair 1A protein isoform X2, translating to MPTEMPEGLPFSVDTWTPSSKSSKRHHFLTHAHKDYSSNIISNSSFPIYSTLLTKTLLLQHYPKLDPSLFLQIEVGQSFVIDDPDGNFTDTAFDANHCPGDCRLTLECLLNLPDKYVGRKGKKPQCPLDCVFLDCTFGNFSRSMPTKHSSIQQVVNCIWKHPDASTVYLTCDVLGQEDILVQVSQIFGAKIYVDKTKYPECFKNLAVTVPEILGEDPSSRFHLFDGSPGLYERAQAKLVEAKAAFQTEPLVVRPSAQWYACEELSDVQNNRKKRMNEAVKDQFGVWHVCYSMHSSKEELEKALQLLAPRWVVSTTPPCRAMELNYVKKYCFNSKAGLNNSVLKLLDMTVVTSDDVDAFVKPVNCYPVLEGTPQPCPNTKSPVKQCTAAKALEELSLPSNRSPVTLFGRARLGLQAVDFLRGGCNILPGNLPLQTVSSDARQEFLDAAAEVKRERSPGIKENLHNVNDYQQSEVQENTRVHKSDSCENSGSPGLSEHVRKYYRSMNLPILRPLPSLVDLMNSRKRAKMGTDH from the exons atgccGACCGAAATGCCTGAAGGATTACCCTTCTCAGTAGACACATGGACTCCATCTTCAAAGAGCAGTAAAAGACACCATTTCCTAACTCACGCTCACAAAGACTATTCCTCAAACATCATTTCCAACTCCTCTTTCCCTATTTACTCTACTCTTCTCACCAAAACCCTTCTCCTTCAACATTACCCTAAG CTTGATCCTTCCTTGTTTCTGCAAATTGAAGTCGGTCAATCCTTCGTCATCGATGATCCTGACGGAAACTTCACTGACACCGCTTTCGATGCCAATCACTGTCCTG GAGATTGCAGGCTAACTCTTGAATGTTTGCTCAACTTACCTGACAAGTATGTAGGGAGGAAGGGGAAAAAGCCACAATGTCCTCTTGATTGTGTTTTCTTAGACTGTACTTTTGGAAATTTTTCTCGTTCAATGCCTACCAAGCATTCATCTATTCAACAG GTTGTTAATTGTATATGGAAGCATCCTGACGCATCGACAGTGTATCTTACCTGTGATGTCCTCGGTCAGGAAGACATCCTTGTTCAAGTGTCCCAAATATTTGGAGCCAAGATATATGTCGATAAAACCAAATATCCAGAATGTTTCAAGAATCTAGCAGTTACGGTGCCTGAAATCCTTGGTGAAGATCCATCTTCTCGTTTCCATTTATTTGATGGATCTCCAGGACTATATGAAAGAGCACAAGCAAAACTGGTTGAAGCCAAGGCAGCTTTCCAGACTGAACCTCTCGTTGTCCGCCCTTCTGCTCAGTGGTATGCTTGTGAAGAGCTCTCAGATGTTCAAAACAATAGAAAAAAGAGGATGAATGAAGCAGTTAAGGATCAATTTGGTGTTTGGCATGTCTGTTACTCAATGCACTCATCCAAGGAAGAATTGGAAAAGGCACTTCAACTTCTTGCTCCGAGGTGGGTTGTTTCAACAACCCCTCCCTGTAGGGCTATGGAGCTTAATTATGTTAAGAAATACTGTTTTAACTCTAAAGCTGGTCTCAATAACTCTGTGCTGAAGCTTCTGGATATGACTGTGGTAACTTCTGATGACGTTGATGCATTTGTCAAACCTGTAAACTGTTATCCTGTGCTTGAAGGGACCCCTCAGCCATGTCCGAACACTAAATCACCCGTCAAGCAGTGCACTGCTGCAAAAGCACTAGAAGAATTGTCTCTTCCTAGTAATCGCTCGCCTGTCACATTATTTGGAAGAGCAAGGCTTGGTCTCCAAGCTGTTGACTTTTTACGAGGAGGGTGTAATATTTTGCCGGGTAATCTCCCTTTGCAAACAGTTTCAAGTGATGCAAGACAAGAATTCTTGGATGCTGCTGCTGAAGTGAAACGGGAGAGGTCACCAGGAATAAAGGAAAATTTACACAATGTGAATGATTATCAGCAATCCGAGGTTCAGGAAAACACAAGAGTTCATAAGAGTGACTCTTGCGAAAATAGTGGATCCCCTGGCTTGAGTGAACATGTCAGAAAGTATTACAGGTCAATGAATCTTCCTATTCTTCGACCTCTTCCCTCATTAGTGGATCTTATGAATTCAAGGAAACGTGCCAAGATGGGAACCGATCATTGA
- the LOC123915001 gene encoding F-box/kelch-repeat protein At3g23880-like: MALHSNGTTGTIASLPSLPLELVEEEILSRLPVKKLLQLRCICKSWKSLISDDPKFAKKHLRMSNILKHKHLIMNVLGDRILWDSPLSSVFSNVSNHTVTLTELNNPISISRNISEICSCDGILCFTICEEGGQSAVLCNPSLRQYSTLPPLKNHRKREYDYQNAVYSFGYDHVNDVYKVIAISGKYTEVDVYTLGTNNWRSIQDFPYCPPCNHGVFVGGTVTWLAYEVSNRNISYVIVSLDLKTESYQKIPQPDLKKDHWTLGMFRDCLCIFASNKMLLDVWIMQEYGIKESWTKLYNVPYVGTQCTYPRTGYISDDDQVLFILYDLIDSKYKLVVYNSKNGNMNIPKIQQMDGFMILGVYVESLISLPCSY; this comes from the coding sequence ATGGCACTACACAGCAATGGCACCACCGGAACCATAGCATCATTACCGTCACTTCCTTTGGAACTTGTGGAAGAAGAAATCCTGAGTAGGCTACCAGTGAAGAAACTCCTACAACTCCGATGCATATGCAAATCCTGGAAATCTCTAATTTCCGATGATCCTAAATTCGCAAAGAAGCACCTTCGCATGTCAAATATATTAAAGCACAAACATCTCATCATGAATGTTCTTGGTGACCGGATTTTATGGGATTCCCCACTTTCCTCTGTTTTCAGCAATGTATCCAACCATACTGTCACACTCACTGAACTCAATAACCCAATTTCTATTTCCAGAAATATTTCGGAAATTTGCTCTTGCGATGGTATCCTTTGTTTCACCATTTGTGAAGAAGGAGGACAATCTGCTGTTTTGTGTAACCCTTCCCTTAGACAATACAGTACACTGCCTCCTTTGAAAAATCATCGGAAAAGAGAATATGATTATCAAAATGCTGTATACAGCTTTGGATATGATCATGTCAATGATGTTTATAAGGTTATTGCCATTTCTGGCAAATATACAGAAGTTGATGTTTATACTTTGGGTACTAATAATTGGAGGAGTATTCAAGACTTTCCATATTGTCCTCCCTGCAACCATGGAGTATTTGTGGGTGGCACTGTTACTTGGTTGGCATATGAGGTTTCAAATAGGAATATTAGTTATGTCATTGTTTCTCTTGATTTGAAGACGGAATCGTATCAAAAGATTCCTCAGCCTGATTTGAAGAAGGATCATTGGACCTTAGGGATGTTTAGGGATTGCTTGTGTATCTTTGCGAGtaataagatgttgttggatgTTTGGATTATGCAGGAATATGGAATTAAAGAATCGTGGACCAAATTATATAATGTTCCTTATGTGGGAACTCAATGTACCTATCCGCGGACTGGATATATTTCTGATGATGATCAAGtgctatttattttatatgatttgATAGATTCAAAATACAAGCTGGTTGTTTACAATTCCAAAAATGGTAATATGAATATTCCTAAGATTCAACAGATGGATGGTTTTATGATTCTAGGAGTCTACGTGGAGAGTTTGATATCACTACCTTGTTCTTATTGA
- the LOC123916364 gene encoding F-box/kelch-repeat protein At3g23880-like yields MALHSNGTTGTILSSPSLPLELVEEEILSRLPVKKLLQLRCICKSWKSLISDDPKFTKKHLRMSNILKHKHLIMNVLGDRILWDSPLSSVFSNVYNHTVTLTQLNIPISISNHILKISSCDGILCLTLGVVGGGRRYVVLCNPSLRKYTTLPPLENHQKREVLSCLFSFGYDHVNDVYKVIAISCFKDKHKVKEVDVYTLGTNNWRSIQDFPYSSPSPSPSMYHSGVFVGGTVNWLAYEVSNSSHRRVIVSLDLMTESYQKLLQPDLEKDPWILGMCQNCLCIFQCRDMFLDVWIMKEYGNKESWTKLYNIPSAEGQNSYPRTVYISDNNQVLFCYHDLRNSKLKLVVYNSKNGNVMIPKIQHNDRLFMNPRVYVESLISLPCSY; encoded by the coding sequence ATGGCACTACACAGCAATGGAACCACCGGAACCATATTATCATCACCGTCACTTCCTTTGGAACTTGTGGAAGAAGAAATCCTGAGTAGGCTACCAGTGAAGAAACTCCTACAACTCCGATGCATATGCAAATCCTGGAAATCTCTAATTTCCGATGATCCTAAATTCACAAAGAAGCACCTTCGCATGTCAAATATATTAAAGCACAAACATCTCATCATGAATGTTCTTGGTGACCGGATTTTATGGGATTCCCCACTTTCCTCTGTTTTCAGCAATGTATACAACCATACTGTGACACTGACTCAACTCAATATCCCAATTTCCATTTCCAACCACATTTTGAAAATTTCCTCTTGTGATGGTATCCTTTGTTTGACCCTTGGTGTAGtaggaggaggaagaagataTGTTGTTTTGTGTAACCCTTCCCTAAGAAAATACACTACATTGCCTCCTTTGGAAAATCATCAGAAAAGAGAAGTTCTCTCTTGTTTATTTAGCTTTGGATATGATCATGTCAATGATGTTTATAAGGTTATTGCCATTTCTTGTTTTAAGGACAAACACAAAGTTAAAGAAGTTGATGTTTATACTTTGGGTACTAATAATTGGAGAAGTATTCAAGACTTTCCATATTCTTCTCCTTCTCCTTCTCCTTCGATGTATCATTCGGGAGTATTTGTGGGTGGCACTGTTAATTGGTTGGCATATGAGGTTTCAAATAGTAGTCATCGTCGTGTCATTGTTTCTCTTGATTTGATGACCGAATCTTATCAAAAACTTTTGCAGCCTGATTTGGAGAAGGATCCTTGGATCTTAGGGATGTGTCAGAATTGCTTGTGTATCTTTCAGTGTAGGGATATGTTTTTGGATGTATGGATTATGAAAGAATATGGAAATAAAGAATCTTGGACTAAACTATACAATATTCCTTCCGCTGAAGGTCAAAATAGCTATCCGAGGACAGTATATATTTCTGATAACAATCAAGTGCTATTTTGTTATCATGATTTGAGAAATTCAAAATTGAAGCTGGTTGTTTACAATTCCAAAAATGGTAATGTGATGATTCCTAAGATTCAACACAATGATAGATTATTTATGAACCCAAGAGTCTACGTGGAGAGTTTGATATCACTACCTTGTTCTTATTGA
- the LOC123916363 gene encoding uncharacterized protein LOC123916363 isoform X3: protein MPTEMPEGLPFSVDTWTPSSKSSKRHHFLTHAHKDYSSNIISNSSFPIYSTLLTKTLLLQHYPKLDPSLFLQIEVGQSFVIDDPDGNFTDTAFDANHCPGRKGKKPQCPLDCVFLDCTFGNFSRSMPTKHSSIQQVVNCIWKHPDASTVYLTCDVLGQEDILVQVSQIFGAKIYVDKTKYPECFKNLAVTVPEILGEDPSSRFHLFDGSPGLYERAQAKLVEAKAAFQTEPLVVRPSAQWYACEELSDVQNNRKKRMNEAVKDQFGVWHVCYSMHSSKEELEKALQLLAPRWVVSTTPPCRAMELNYVKKYCFNSKAGLNNSVLKLLDMTVVTSDDVDAFVKPVNCYPVLEGTPQPCPNTKSPVKQCTAAKALEELSLPSNRSPVTLFGRARLGLQAVDFLRGGCNILPGNLPLQTVSSDARQEFLDAAAEVKRERSPGIKENLHNVNDYQQSEVQENTRVHKSDSCENSGSPGLSEHVRKYYRSMNLPILRPLPSLVDLMNSRKRAKMGTDH, encoded by the exons atgccGACCGAAATGCCTGAAGGATTACCCTTCTCAGTAGACACATGGACTCCATCTTCAAAGAGCAGTAAAAGACACCATTTCCTAACTCACGCTCACAAAGACTATTCCTCAAACATCATTTCCAACTCCTCTTTCCCTATTTACTCTACTCTTCTCACCAAAACCCTTCTCCTTCAACATTACCCTAAG CTTGATCCTTCCTTGTTTCTGCAAATTGAAGTCGGTCAATCCTTCGTCATCGATGATCCTGACGGAAACTTCACTGACACCGCTTTCGATGCCAATCACTGTCCTG GGAGGAAGGGGAAAAAGCCACAATGTCCTCTTGATTGTGTTTTCTTAGACTGTACTTTTGGAAATTTTTCTCGTTCAATGCCTACCAAGCATTCATCTATTCAACAG GTTGTTAATTGTATATGGAAGCATCCTGACGCATCGACAGTGTATCTTACCTGTGATGTCCTCGGTCAGGAAGACATCCTTGTTCAAGTGTCCCAAATATTTGGAGCCAAGATATATGTCGATAAAACCAAATATCCAGAATGTTTCAAGAATCTAGCAGTTACGGTGCCTGAAATCCTTGGTGAAGATCCATCTTCTCGTTTCCATTTATTTGATGGATCTCCAGGACTATATGAAAGAGCACAAGCAAAACTGGTTGAAGCCAAGGCAGCTTTCCAGACTGAACCTCTCGTTGTCCGCCCTTCTGCTCAGTGGTATGCTTGTGAAGAGCTCTCAGATGTTCAAAACAATAGAAAAAAGAGGATGAATGAAGCAGTTAAGGATCAATTTGGTGTTTGGCATGTCTGTTACTCAATGCACTCATCCAAGGAAGAATTGGAAAAGGCACTTCAACTTCTTGCTCCGAGGTGGGTTGTTTCAACAACCCCTCCCTGTAGGGCTATGGAGCTTAATTATGTTAAGAAATACTGTTTTAACTCTAAAGCTGGTCTCAATAACTCTGTGCTGAAGCTTCTGGATATGACTGTGGTAACTTCTGATGACGTTGATGCATTTGTCAAACCTGTAAACTGTTATCCTGTGCTTGAAGGGACCCCTCAGCCATGTCCGAACACTAAATCACCCGTCAAGCAGTGCACTGCTGCAAAAGCACTAGAAGAATTGTCTCTTCCTAGTAATCGCTCGCCTGTCACATTATTTGGAAGAGCAAGGCTTGGTCTCCAAGCTGTTGACTTTTTACGAGGAGGGTGTAATATTTTGCCGGGTAATCTCCCTTTGCAAACAGTTTCAAGTGATGCAAGACAAGAATTCTTGGATGCTGCTGCTGAAGTGAAACGGGAGAGGTCACCAGGAATAAAGGAAAATTTACACAATGTGAATGATTATCAGCAATCCGAGGTTCAGGAAAACACAAGAGTTCATAAGAGTGACTCTTGCGAAAATAGTGGATCCCCTGGCTTGAGTGAACATGTCAGAAAGTATTACAGGTCAATGAATCTTCCTATTCTTCGACCTCTTCCCTCATTAGTGGATCTTATGAATTCAAGGAAACGTGCCAAGATGGGAACCGATCATTGA
- the LOC123914045 gene encoding mitogen-activated protein kinase kinase kinase 3-like has translation MPTWWGKKSTKSKDLESRGGGSSGSSSSSNGGGVLHFNFNKSPIRNGYYNNINNKHENPNDGLNFRNSPRSSRDFTPSSDSIGLPLPRPSVSSTQSFSNDQGNTITFGSASVSGGSSISSNASSDDPSTSNSQINTASARGQCEAKFNVRPKSPGPGLRGPTSPTSPLHARLHVLSLDSPTGRQEDGRSECHPLPLPPGSPTSPSLPNSTRPNGLLENSTANRGRWKKGKLLGRGTFGHVYLGFNSESGQLCAIKEVRAVGDDQTSKECLKQLNQEIDLLSQLSHPNIVQYHGSDMGEETLSVYLEYVSGGSIHKLLQEYGSFKEPVIQNYTRQILSGLSYLHSRNTVHRDVKGANILVDPNGEIKLADFGMAKHINSSSSMLSFKGSPHWMAPEVVMNSNGYSLPVDIWSLGCTILEMATSKPPWSQYEGVAAIFKIGNSKDMPEIPDHLSNDAKNFIKLCLHRDPSTRPTAQMLLNHPFIRDQSATKAANVRITRDAFPYMFDGSRTPPASDLHSNRTCIAASQDADYATKTVVAASRTPRSPRDNTRTITSLPVSPCSSPLRQHGPAHKSCFLSPPHPSYTMMGQKPLVSYESYPMRSNTKFTLDPWHETHMYKAHTPVGSPRRFI, from the exons ATGCCCACCTGGTGGGGTAAAAAATCAACCAAGTCCAAGGACCTTGAGTCACGTGGCGGCGGCAGCAGcggcagcagcagcagcagcaacggCGGTGGTGTGcttcatttcaatttcaacaaaTCTCCGATCAGAAACGGTTATtataataacattaataataaaCATGAAAACCCTAACGATGGTTTGAATTTTAGAAATTCTCCCAGATCCAGTAGAGATTTCACTCCTTCGAGTGATTCGATAGGGCTTCCTTTGCCTCGTCCTTCTGTTTCTTCTACACAAAGTTTCAGCAATGATCAGGGGAATACTATTACTTTTGGATCTGCTTCTGTTTCTGGTGGTTCTAGCATTAGCTCCAATGCTTCTTCTGATGATCCTTCAACTTCTAATTCTCAGATTAATACCGCTAGCGCTAG AGGACAATGTGAAGCAAAGTTCAATGTGAGGCCTAAAAGCCCGGGTCCTGGGTTAAGAGGGCCTACCAGTCCAACATCACCTCTTCATGCAAGGTTGCATGTTTTGAGTCTCGACTCACCTACAGGCAGGCAAGAAGATGGAAGGAGTGAATGTCATCCATTGCCTCTTCCACCAGGCTCTCCAACTAGTCCTTCTCTTCCAAACAGCACAAGACCAAATGGACTGCTAGAAAACAGTACTGCTAATCGTGGCAGGTGGAAGAAAGGAAAACTTCTAGGTCGGGGAACATTTGGGCATGTTTACTTGGGATTCAATAG TGAAAGTGGACAATTGTGTGCAATAAAAGAAGTCAGGGCTGTCGGCGATGATCAAACCTCAAAAGAGTGCCTCAAACAACTTAATCAG GAGATAGATTTGCTGAGTCAGCTTTCACATCCAAACATTGTTCAATACCATGGAAGTGATATG GGAGAAGAAACACTTTCCGTGTATTTGGAATATGTCTCTGGAGGTTCCATTCATAAATTACTTCAGGAATATGGGTCCTTCAAGGAGCCTGTTATCCAAAATTATACCAGGCAGATTCTCTCTGGACTTTCCTATCTTCATTCGAGAAATACAGTGCATAG GGATGTTAAAGGGGCGAACATACTAGTTGATCCTAATGGTGAAATCAAGTTGGCGGACTTTGGAATGGCGAAACAT ATAAATTCTTCTTCCTCGATGCTTTCTTTCAAAGGAAGTCCACACTGGATGGCGCCAGAG GTTGTAATGAATTCAAATGGCTATAGTCTTCCTGTTGATATTTGGAGCTTGGGATGCACAATTCTTGAAATGGCAACATCAAAGCCTCCTTGGAGTCAGTATGAAGGG GTGGCTGCAATATTTAAAATTGGTAACAGCAAAGACATGCCTGAAATTCCCGACCATCTCTCAAATGATGCAAAGAATTTCATTAAGCTATGCTTGCATAGAGATCCTTCAACTCGCCCTACAGCCCAAATGTTACTAAATCACCCCTTCATTCGAGATCAGTCAGCAACAAAAGCTGCTAATGTCAGAATAACCAGGGATGCTTTTCCATACATGTTTGATGGAAGCCGGACGCCG CCAGCTTCAGATCTTCATTCCAATCGAACTTGTATTGCTGCTTCTCAGGATGCAGATTATGCAACAAAAACAGTTGTTGCAGCTTCACGAACACCAAGGAGCCCAAG AGACAACACAAGGACGATCACATCTTTGCCTGTATCTCCGTGTTCAAGTCCATTGCGACAGCATGGTCCTGCTCACAAGAGCTGTTTCCTCTCTCCTCCTCATCCAAGTTATACAATGATGGGACAAAAGCCCCTTGTTTCATATGAATCATATCCAATGAGATCAAATACCAAGTTTACTCTTGATCCTTGGCATGAAACACATATGTACAAAGCCCACACACCTGTTGGATCCCCAAGAAGATTTATTTGA
- the LOC123916363 gene encoding 5' exonuclease Apollo isoform X1: MPTEMPEGLPFSVDTWTPSSKSSKRHHFLTHAHKDYSSNIISNSSFPIYSTLLTKTLLLQHYPKLDPSLFLQIEVGQSFVIDDPDGNFTDTAFDANHCPGAVMFLFEGKFGNILHTGDCRLTLECLLNLPDKYVGRKGKKPQCPLDCVFLDCTFGNFSRSMPTKHSSIQQVVNCIWKHPDASTVYLTCDVLGQEDILVQVSQIFGAKIYVDKTKYPECFKNLAVTVPEILGEDPSSRFHLFDGSPGLYERAQAKLVEAKAAFQTEPLVVRPSAQWYACEELSDVQNNRKKRMNEAVKDQFGVWHVCYSMHSSKEELEKALQLLAPRWVVSTTPPCRAMELNYVKKYCFNSKAGLNNSVLKLLDMTVVTSDDVDAFVKPVNCYPVLEGTPQPCPNTKSPVKQCTAAKALEELSLPSNRSPVTLFGRARLGLQAVDFLRGGCNILPGNLPLQTVSSDARQEFLDAAAEVKRERSPGIKENLHNVNDYQQSEVQENTRVHKSDSCENSGSPGLSEHVRKYYRSMNLPILRPLPSLVDLMNSRKRAKMGTDH, from the exons atgccGACCGAAATGCCTGAAGGATTACCCTTCTCAGTAGACACATGGACTCCATCTTCAAAGAGCAGTAAAAGACACCATTTCCTAACTCACGCTCACAAAGACTATTCCTCAAACATCATTTCCAACTCCTCTTTCCCTATTTACTCTACTCTTCTCACCAAAACCCTTCTCCTTCAACATTACCCTAAG CTTGATCCTTCCTTGTTTCTGCAAATTGAAGTCGGTCAATCCTTCGTCATCGATGATCCTGACGGAAACTTCACTGACACCGCTTTCGATGCCAATCACTGTCCTG GGGCGGTGATGTTCTTGTTTGAAGGAAAATTTGGTAATATCTTACACACAGGAGATTGCAGGCTAACTCTTGAATGTTTGCTCAACTTACCTGACAAGTATGTAGGGAGGAAGGGGAAAAAGCCACAATGTCCTCTTGATTGTGTTTTCTTAGACTGTACTTTTGGAAATTTTTCTCGTTCAATGCCTACCAAGCATTCATCTATTCAACAG GTTGTTAATTGTATATGGAAGCATCCTGACGCATCGACAGTGTATCTTACCTGTGATGTCCTCGGTCAGGAAGACATCCTTGTTCAAGTGTCCCAAATATTTGGAGCCAAGATATATGTCGATAAAACCAAATATCCAGAATGTTTCAAGAATCTAGCAGTTACGGTGCCTGAAATCCTTGGTGAAGATCCATCTTCTCGTTTCCATTTATTTGATGGATCTCCAGGACTATATGAAAGAGCACAAGCAAAACTGGTTGAAGCCAAGGCAGCTTTCCAGACTGAACCTCTCGTTGTCCGCCCTTCTGCTCAGTGGTATGCTTGTGAAGAGCTCTCAGATGTTCAAAACAATAGAAAAAAGAGGATGAATGAAGCAGTTAAGGATCAATTTGGTGTTTGGCATGTCTGTTACTCAATGCACTCATCCAAGGAAGAATTGGAAAAGGCACTTCAACTTCTTGCTCCGAGGTGGGTTGTTTCAACAACCCCTCCCTGTAGGGCTATGGAGCTTAATTATGTTAAGAAATACTGTTTTAACTCTAAAGCTGGTCTCAATAACTCTGTGCTGAAGCTTCTGGATATGACTGTGGTAACTTCTGATGACGTTGATGCATTTGTCAAACCTGTAAACTGTTATCCTGTGCTTGAAGGGACCCCTCAGCCATGTCCGAACACTAAATCACCCGTCAAGCAGTGCACTGCTGCAAAAGCACTAGAAGAATTGTCTCTTCCTAGTAATCGCTCGCCTGTCACATTATTTGGAAGAGCAAGGCTTGGTCTCCAAGCTGTTGACTTTTTACGAGGAGGGTGTAATATTTTGCCGGGTAATCTCCCTTTGCAAACAGTTTCAAGTGATGCAAGACAAGAATTCTTGGATGCTGCTGCTGAAGTGAAACGGGAGAGGTCACCAGGAATAAAGGAAAATTTACACAATGTGAATGATTATCAGCAATCCGAGGTTCAGGAAAACACAAGAGTTCATAAGAGTGACTCTTGCGAAAATAGTGGATCCCCTGGCTTGAGTGAACATGTCAGAAAGTATTACAGGTCAATGAATCTTCCTATTCTTCGACCTCTTCCCTCATTAGTGGATCTTATGAATTCAAGGAAACGTGCCAAGATGGGAACCGATCATTGA